AATAAATAATGGCATTCCAGCCAACTTCTTTCCATACATGGGATGCGCCTACAATGCCCCAGAAGTATTCCGGAACGCTAAGCCACATGATAGGTTCTTGAATGATATGCAGCTTCATGAGTACCACATTCACAATCCCACCATCTACAGATAGTGAACTTGCTACGATACCTGTCACAATAATCCATGAGAGAAAGTGAGGTAAATACGATATTGTTTGAATGGTTCGTTTATATAACTTATGTTTGATCTCATTAAGTAAAATGGCAAATATAATCGCTGTCGCAAATCCGAGCACCATATTGATGACGCTCATCGCAATGGTATTACGAAGCACGTTAAGAAATGCATCGTCTGTTAGCAAAAACTTAAAGTGTTTGAGCCCGACCCATTCCTGCTGCGTGAAACTCTTCGCAGGACTGTAATTCTGAAAGGCCATAACCCAGCCCCAAATGGGATAATACGAGAATACAAGAATGTACGCAACGATGGGCAATGACATGAACATGAGTTGTCTTTGTCCGCGCAATCGTTTTAACAGTGGTGCTTTGGGAACGACTGTACGGGTGGTTTGCTCTGGTATGGCTCCAGGCGTGTTCGCCATCTTTCACTCCTCCTATTGGCTTGCAACGACTTTAAGCATGATGTCTCGGAAGGCACTCACCTGAGTAATCCTTTGGTTGATACCTTCCAAGAGAATCATTGCCGCATTTTTTTATTTAACAGACCAGTTCTCAATTCTCCATTTAAGTTGTTCATTAATCCGGTCTTCATAGGATTTGACATTGATTTTCTTGTAAGCGTCTACATATTCAGTCCAAATGTTATCGAACTCATCCGGTTTTGACATGATTGCTTTAGGCAAGAATTTCAATGAAGTGTCTGTCATTTGTTTGTTCGCTACTGCAGCATCAGAGCCTTCTTTCAGATCGACCTGCCATGCTGGATAGTACACTGGATTTTCTGGTGCAGGAGAGAAGAAGTCACTCCACGTTTTGAAGCCATATGCATCCAGAAGTTCTTTATCTTCCGGTTTGAGGTTGTCATAGAATTCCTCAGGTTGGTTGATCGCTCCAATTGCATTGCCATCTTCAAATGTTCCTTCGAGCTTTGGTGCCGCAGCATAAAAACCTTCTGCTTTGTTAACCAATCTCCATGCCGGATCATCCTGCTCTGTCCGTTGCTCCGGTGTACGATAGAATCTTCCCTCTTCATTCACCTGATAGTCTACACCCTCTTCACCCCATGACAAGAGCTTCTGGTACTTCTCGTCCATAAGCTTATCGAGGAATTTGATAAGTGCAACAGGGTCTTCAGCATCTTTACTGATACCAAAACCATTGTTCAAGTTAATGACCGGACGATCCAGATAATGATCTGTGATACTTGTATCATAGACAAGCGGGAAGCCTACGTATGTCTGGCCAATTTTCCCCTGTGCTACGAGTGGGTCTTCTCCGGCTTGGAAATTCCAGTGCTGGTCGAACATACTAAGCACACGTCCCGAAGAAATTTTGGCCAGATATTGATCGTAGTTCTGAACAAAGGCTTCTTTATCCAGCAATCCCTCGTTATACAGATTGTTTAGTTCTTTATAATACCGTTTGGAGATATCTTTGTCGGCAAAAACGGTTGCGACTCCACTATCATCTACGACTACGCCCCCGTCATTGGGGTGACCCGTAAGATGTTCAGGTGGGTTAAGCAAAGGGAACGTCCGCCAGTCTGAAGCCAATGTAGTGAAACCAATCGTCGGTTGACCATCAATCGTTGGATTCTTGGCTGCATAATCACGGATCAACTTTGTGAAATCATCCAACGTTTTAGGAGTCGGGTACCCGGCATCCTTCAGTATGGACTTTTGAATCCAGAATGCAGGACCAGAATAATAGTTACTAATGAACTCCCCTGTATACACTCCATAGTTAGGCAACCAGTAAATATGTCCATCACTGGAGTCTTTCATCCGGTTCCAGTCTTTACCGAAATGTTTCTTCAGATTAGGTGCATGCTCTTCAATGAGATCTTCGAGCGGAATAACCGCACCCGCTGAGACCAACTTGGTGTCTGCTGTGATCAGATCCGGGAAATCGCCCCCGGCAATCATAACGCCCAACTTCTGTTGAAGATCACCTACTAGAAACTCCATCTCAAGATTAACGCCGAGTTCATCCTGGATCTTCTTGTAGATTCGGTTATCTTTAGCTGGCGCCTGATTTGGCGTTCCGATAAAGGCCGTGATGTTCAGTACCTCTTTCCCATCCTTTGTAGTCGCTTTCTCATTGTCACCGCTGCATCCTGCCAGTGCCAAACTCAAAGCCAGAACGAGTGATACGGAACCCCAAAGCTTCTTTTTCTTAAGTCCCCCCATGTACTTGCCCTCCTTGGAAGTGGTATGTCTTACTGTTTTTAGTATGAAGAAATGTATGCGGTTACAGAATATATACATTTAAGGTCTACCCCCCTGTAATTGTAGGTCTTATTCAGGAGGGGTTCTTCTTTTTCATGGATCAATTCGCATACTTTTGCCTGTATTCTACTGGTTTCATGGCTGTTCGTTTTTCGAAGTGTCTGAGAAAATGCTGGTAACTGCGGTACCCAACCTGTTCTGCAATCGCACTTGATGTTTGATTCGTCTGCTGGAGCAGACGCTTCGCTTCTTCCATTCTTAGATCATGTACTACCTCAATTACACCCTTACCATACTTTCGCAAAAAGGATTGCCCTAAATGGACAGGATTCACGTAGAATCGTTCTGCGAGCTCCTGGATCGTAAATGTCTCCCTGTAATGCATCTGCACATATTCAGCAACCGTCGCCTGGATGCCACCCATTTGCCTCTCCCGGAAAACAGCCAGTTCTGACTTGCATTGCAAACAGAAATGTTCCAGATTGTTAGCAACCTCTTCTATATTTCGATGGCCCTTCTCCAGAATTCCGCTCGCCAATTCATTCATTAGAGCATTAGGTTCTCCTCCTAATTCTCTACACAGGGACAATCCGCGGAATATAATATGAGTAGAGAAAATATGTACAATCTCTGGCGCAGCCTTCATCTGTACAAACAGTTCAAAAGCACTCCGAATCGCAGACGAGAGTTCCTCTACAGAACCGTTTTCAAGCAAATCGCAAATATGGTCCACCTCTGACAGCGTTTCCGGATCAAACTGCCAATTCTCCAGCTGAATATCTTCGGCAAACAAAAGACGCTCTTGGTTAAAAAACAAATACCGCCCAACTTCCTGAGCGGAGCGGAAGGATTCAGATAAATGCTCCAGTTTGTTAACCGTTAATCCAACCGCGATATGAATTTCTTCGCAGCCGTTATGTTGCATATTGTTTATCAAACGCTGGGTAAAAGCTTTAATTGCTTCAAATGTCTCATTTCTATCATTCGTTTCCTCCCCCCATACAAGTCCCAATGAGTCTCTTGTTCTGTCTATTACATAACAGCAAATTGTTT
The nucleotide sequence above comes from Paenibacillus sp. W2I17. Encoded proteins:
- a CDS encoding sugar ABC transporter permease, which codes for MANTPGAIPEQTTRTVVPKAPLLKRLRGQRQLMFMSLPIVAYILVFSYYPIWGWVMAFQNYSPAKSFTQQEWVGLKHFKFLLTDDAFLNVLRNTIAMSVINMVLGFATAIIFAILLNEIKHKLYKRTIQTISYLPHFLSWIIVTGIVASSLSVDGGIVNVVLMKLHIIQEPIMWLSVPEYFWGIVGASHVWKEVGWNAIIYLAAITSIDPSLYEAAEIDGANRYKKMLYVTLPGIKSIVIILLIMNMGWILEAGFEVQYLLGNGVVVDWSQTIDIFVLKYGLQIGNYSLATAAGIFKTVVSITLIFAANSISKRLGEDRLI
- a CDS encoding ABC transporter substrate-binding protein encodes the protein MGGLKKKKLWGSVSLVLALSLALAGCSGDNEKATTKDGKEVLNITAFIGTPNQAPAKDNRIYKKIQDELGVNLEMEFLVGDLQQKLGVMIAGGDFPDLITADTKLVSAGAVIPLEDLIEEHAPNLKKHFGKDWNRMKDSSDGHIYWLPNYGVYTGEFISNYYSGPAFWIQKSILKDAGYPTPKTLDDFTKLIRDYAAKNPTIDGQPTIGFTTLASDWRTFPLLNPPEHLTGHPNDGGVVVDDSGVATVFADKDISKRYYKELNNLYNEGLLDKEAFVQNYDQYLAKISSGRVLSMFDQHWNFQAGEDPLVAQGKIGQTYVGFPLVYDTSITDHYLDRPVINLNNGFGISKDAEDPVALIKFLDKLMDEKYQKLLSWGEEGVDYQVNEEGRFYRTPEQRTEQDDPAWRLVNKAEGFYAAAPKLEGTFEDGNAIGAINQPEEFYDNLKPEDKELLDAYGFKTWSDFFSPAPENPVYYPAWQVDLKEGSDAAVANKQMTDTSLKFLPKAIMSKPDEFDNIWTEYVDAYKKINVKSYEDRINEQLKWRIENWSVK
- a CDS encoding response regulator, whose protein sequence is MYKVLLVDDEPYAIEGLQLLINWEKYGFEIRGVCANGEEAIRMMEQDRPDLVVTDIRMPVMNGLELVEEARRLEHESVLFVITSGYSDFNYARQAIRLGVSNYLTKPVDSTEAEDMLVRLRMQLQERENQERIREHANEQRIKAFLSALIKDKQNISEEEMSEILPRLNKSHWAYLRIAFQGDIQEVCSVVEQTAEETICCYVIDRTRDSLGLVWGEETNDRNETFEAIKAFTQRLINNMQHNGCEEIHIAVGLTVNKLEHLSESFRSAQEVGRYLFFNQERLLFAEDIQLENWQFDPETLSEVDHICDLLENGSVEELSSAIRSAFELFVQMKAAPEIVHIFSTHIIFRGLSLCRELGGEPNALMNELASGILEKGHRNIEEVANNLEHFCLQCKSELAVFRERQMGGIQATVAEYVQMHYRETFTIQELAERFYVNPVHLGQSFLRKYGKGVIEVVHDLRMEEAKRLLQQTNQTSSAIAEQVGYRSYQHFLRHFEKRTAMKPVEYRQKYAN